The proteins below are encoded in one region of Streptomyces sp. NBC_00490:
- a CDS encoding catalase: MTDVSSMGSPSDDPRPVLTDRQGHPVYDNQNQRTVGARGPATLENYHFLEKISHFDRERIPERVVHARGVTAFGFFESYGAWGDEPISRFTRAKLFQERGKRTDVAVRFSTVIGGRDSSESARDPRGFAVKFYTEDGNWDLVGNNLGVFFIRDAVKFPDVIHALKPDPVSHEQKPARIFDFMSQTPESMHMLVNLFSPRGIPADYRHMQGFGVNTYKWVDAEGRTVLVKYHWMPKQGVRSMTEEDAANVQADELGHATKDLYEAIRRGEYPEWELLVQMMEDGEHPELDFDPLDDTKTWPEQEFPPRPVGRLVLDRTVDNYFAENEQIAFGTGVLVDGLDFSDDKMLIGRTFSYSDTQRYRVGPNYLQLPVNQAKNAEVRTNQRDGFMAYDNRAANENPEVNYEPSITGGLREAQYPTHDEQGPEIRGRLTRKRIPRTNDYLQAGQRYLLMEEWERDDLVHNFVNLISQCDRTVQERMVWHFLLVENDLGLRVGEGLGIAPSDVAHLEPLADQTLTDEDRKRLEHLGNNPPRDVSGLTMTHCVPDERHVVTR; the protein is encoded by the coding sequence GTGACCGACGTCTCGAGCATGGGATCCCCCTCGGACGACCCCCGCCCGGTTCTCACCGACCGGCAGGGGCACCCCGTCTACGACAACCAGAACCAGCGCACGGTCGGCGCGCGCGGCCCGGCCACCCTGGAGAACTACCACTTCCTGGAGAAGATCAGCCACTTCGACCGCGAGCGGATACCGGAGCGTGTCGTGCACGCGCGCGGTGTGACCGCCTTCGGCTTCTTCGAGTCGTACGGGGCCTGGGGCGACGAGCCGATCAGCCGGTTCACCCGGGCGAAGCTGTTCCAGGAGCGCGGCAAGCGCACCGACGTGGCGGTGCGGTTCTCCACGGTGATCGGCGGCCGCGACTCCTCCGAGTCGGCCCGCGACCCGCGCGGCTTCGCCGTGAAGTTCTATACGGAGGACGGGAACTGGGACCTGGTCGGCAACAACCTGGGAGTCTTCTTCATCCGTGACGCCGTGAAGTTCCCCGACGTCATCCACGCGCTCAAGCCGGACCCCGTCTCCCACGAACAGAAGCCGGCCCGCATCTTCGACTTCATGTCGCAGACTCCCGAGAGCATGCACATGCTGGTCAACCTCTTCAGTCCGCGGGGCATCCCCGCGGACTACCGGCACATGCAGGGCTTCGGCGTGAACACCTACAAGTGGGTCGACGCCGAGGGCCGCACCGTCCTCGTCAAGTACCACTGGATGCCCAAGCAGGGCGTACGCAGCATGACCGAGGAAGACGCGGCGAACGTACAGGCCGATGAACTGGGCCACGCCACCAAGGACTTGTACGAGGCGATCCGCCGGGGCGAGTACCCGGAGTGGGAGCTGCTCGTGCAGATGATGGAGGACGGCGAGCACCCGGAGCTGGACTTCGATCCGCTCGACGACACCAAGACGTGGCCTGAGCAGGAGTTCCCGCCCAGGCCGGTGGGCCGCCTGGTCCTCGACCGCACGGTCGACAACTACTTCGCCGAGAACGAGCAGATCGCCTTCGGTACCGGTGTCCTGGTCGACGGCCTCGACTTCTCCGACGACAAGATGCTGATCGGGCGGACCTTCTCGTACAGCGACACCCAGCGTTACCGCGTCGGCCCGAACTACCTCCAGCTGCCGGTCAACCAGGCCAAGAACGCGGAGGTGCGCACCAACCAGCGCGACGGCTTCATGGCGTACGACAACCGGGCGGCGAACGAGAACCCGGAGGTCAACTACGAGCCGTCGATCACGGGTGGACTGCGGGAGGCCCAGTACCCGACCCATGACGAGCAAGGGCCCGAGATCCGGGGCCGGTTGACCCGCAAGCGGATCCCGCGCACCAACGACTACCTCCAGGCCGGTCAGCGCTACCTGCTGATGGAGGAGTGGGAACGGGACGACCTCGTGCACAATTTCGTCAACCTGATCTCCCAGTGCGACCGGACGGTCCAGGAGCGCATGGTCTGGCACTTCCTGCTGGTGGAGAACGACCTCGGGCTACGGGTCGGCGAGGGGCTGGGCATCGCCCCCTCCGACGTAGCGCATCTGGAGCCACTGGCGGACCAGACGCTGACGGACGAGGACCGCAAGCGCCTGGAACACCTGGGGAACAACCCGCCCCGCGACGTCTCCGGTCTGACCATGACGCACTGCGTACCGGACGAACGGCACGTGGTGACCCGGTGA
- a CDS encoding PP2C family protein-serine/threonine phosphatase, which produces MSAEALGRALSRLLEDSHTAAFEQLPGLLEAAARGAGAGGARLFVADLQEDVLREITGVGVDAGRGGQEARIEGTLPGRAYQTLLITTAPMGGVCWAPVLDGAERLGVLRVDPAPGTTALPDVDVVRALASMAGLLLISKRSNSDAHARLTRTRRMSVPAEMQWALMPPRTFANDRLTVSAVMEPAYQVAGDAFDYAIAGDVAHLAVFDAMGHDTAAGLTASLAMATCRSHRRSGSPLAAASHAIEDNLVRQFGHSRYATGILADLDLTTGQLSWVNRGHLLPVIIRGRRWVTTLRCAPAGPMCAGFGLRTDVCVDQLEPGDRLLLFTDGITEARDRNGELFGVERFTDFIIRHHADGLPVAETLRRLIHAVLDHHDGRLDDDATVLSCQWHGKPPNAA; this is translated from the coding sequence GTGAGCGCCGAAGCGCTCGGTCGGGCGCTGAGCCGACTGCTGGAGGACAGCCACACAGCCGCGTTCGAACAACTCCCCGGTCTCCTCGAGGCCGCCGCTCGGGGCGCGGGCGCCGGCGGAGCGCGGTTGTTCGTGGCGGACCTCCAGGAGGACGTGCTGCGGGAGATCACCGGCGTCGGAGTGGATGCCGGGCGCGGCGGACAGGAGGCGCGCATCGAGGGCACGCTGCCCGGCCGCGCCTACCAGACGCTACTGATCACCACCGCACCCATGGGCGGCGTCTGCTGGGCCCCTGTGCTCGACGGCGCCGAACGCCTGGGTGTGCTGCGCGTCGACCCGGCCCCCGGCACCACCGCCCTCCCCGACGTGGACGTCGTGCGGGCGCTGGCCTCGATGGCCGGGTTGCTGCTGATCTCCAAGCGCAGCAACAGCGACGCCCACGCCCGCCTCACCCGCACGCGGCGCATGAGCGTGCCGGCGGAGATGCAGTGGGCGCTGATGCCGCCGCGCACCTTCGCCAACGACCGCCTCACGGTCAGCGCGGTGATGGAGCCCGCCTATCAGGTGGCCGGCGATGCCTTCGACTACGCCATCGCCGGCGACGTCGCGCACCTCGCGGTCTTCGACGCCATGGGCCACGACACCGCGGCCGGCCTGACCGCGTCGCTGGCCATGGCCACCTGCCGCAGCCACCGCCGCTCGGGCAGTCCGCTCGCCGCCGCCAGTCATGCCATCGAGGACAACCTGGTGCGGCAGTTCGGCCACAGCCGCTACGCCACCGGCATCCTCGCCGACCTCGATCTGACCACCGGACAGCTCAGCTGGGTCAACCGCGGGCATCTGCTGCCGGTGATCATCCGCGGCCGGCGCTGGGTGACCACTCTGCGCTGTGCACCGGCCGGGCCCATGTGCGCCGGGTTCGGCCTGCGCACCGACGTGTGCGTCGACCAACTGGAGCCCGGGGACCGGCTGCTGCTGTTCACCGACGGGATCACCGAAGCCCGCGACAGGAACGGCGAGCTGTTCGGCGTGGAGCGTTTCACCGACTTCATCATCCGCCACCACGCCGACGGCTTGCCCGTCGCGGAAACCCTGCGCCGCCTCATCCATGCCGTCCTCGACCACCATGACGGTCGCCTGGACGACGACGCCACCGTCCTGTCCTGCCAATGGCACGGGAAGCCGCCGAACGCGGCATGA
- a CDS encoding VOC family protein gives MLRLTDFIIDCPDTMKLAAFYSEVVGLPVKQDSNENWAGIRFGELELAFVQVDDYRAPQWPDSAHPKQFHLDFEVDDIEAEQRRVLALGATLKQDHTDPDGYGFRVYTDPIGHPFCLCRNKGVVWTDQGLIWPTQG, from the coding sequence ATGCTGCGACTAACCGACTTCATCATCGACTGCCCGGACACGATGAAACTGGCAGCCTTCTACTCCGAGGTAGTGGGACTGCCGGTCAAGCAGGACAGCAACGAGAACTGGGCCGGTATCCGGTTCGGCGAGCTCGAACTGGCCTTTGTCCAGGTGGATGACTACCGCGCTCCGCAGTGGCCCGACAGCGCGCATCCCAAGCAGTTCCACCTCGACTTCGAAGTCGACGACATCGAGGCCGAACAGCGCCGCGTCCTGGCCCTCGGCGCGACCCTGAAGCAGGACCACACCGACCCCGACGGCTACGGCTTCCGCGTCTACACCGATCCCATCGGCCACCCCTTCTGTCTCTGCCGCAACAAGGGTGTCGTCTGGACCGATCAGGGCCTCATCTGGCCCACGCAGGGGTAG
- the ykgO gene encoding type B 50S ribosomal protein L36, with product MKVRKSLRSLKAKSGAQVVRRRGVTFVLNKKDPRFKARQG from the coding sequence ATGAAGGTGCGGAAGTCCCTGCGCTCGTTGAAGGCCAAGTCCGGCGCCCAGGTGGTGCGCCGACGGGGCGTCACCTTCGTGCTCAACAAGAAGGACCCGCGCTTCAAGGCCCGCCAGGGCTGA
- a CDS encoding type B 50S ribosomal protein L31, whose protein sequence is MRHGIHPESRPVVFRDRAAGFHLLTRSTIHAERTVQWEDGGTYPVVDVEISSASHPFYTGTSRVVDTAGRVERFQRRYGATTPVRA, encoded by the coding sequence ATGAGGCACGGCATCCACCCCGAATCCCGCCCGGTCGTCTTCCGTGACCGCGCGGCAGGCTTCCACCTGCTGACCCGCTCCACCATTCACGCGGAGCGCACGGTCCAGTGGGAGGACGGCGGCACGTACCCGGTCGTCGACGTCGAGATCTCGTCGGCGAGCCACCCGTTCTACACCGGCACCTCACGGGTCGTGGACACCGCGGGCCGCGTGGAGCGCTTCCAAAGGCGCTACGGCGCCACCACTCCCGTCCGCGCCTGA
- the rpmG gene encoding 50S ribosomal protein L33, with product MARSTTRAVVKLKSTAGTGVTYVTRKNRLNDPDRMVLRKYDPQVGAHVLFREER from the coding sequence ATGGCACGCAGCACCACACGCGCCGTCGTCAAGCTGAAGTCGACGGCCGGTACCGGAGTCACCTACGTGACCCGCAAGAACCGTCTGAACGATCCCGACCGAATGGTCCTGCGCAAGTACGACCCGCAGGTCGGCGCGCACGTCCTCTTCCGAGAAGAACGCTGA
- a CDS encoding DUF5709 domain-containing protein: MSDADMADDVYQPTGSNEDQEDANPLDLQDAVDERTYDDQLDEGYSPPEKPLGVTKTGTTAAEQHEGESLDDRLGQEVPDVEATPGDEIGDLPDGEGEPLDPEAGIERAGRLVAPDEGVREDTTKELVAEDEGIDGGAAGVEEAAMHVVPEDRLP; encoded by the coding sequence ATGAGTGATGCGGACATGGCGGACGACGTCTACCAGCCCACGGGCAGCAACGAGGATCAGGAGGACGCGAACCCGCTGGACCTCCAGGACGCGGTGGACGAGCGCACTTACGACGATCAGTTGGACGAGGGCTATTCGCCGCCGGAGAAGCCTTTGGGCGTGACCAAAACGGGCACGACAGCGGCCGAGCAGCACGAGGGCGAGTCCTTGGATGACCGCCTGGGCCAGGAGGTCCCCGACGTGGAGGCGACGCCGGGGGACGAGATCGGTGACCTGCCCGACGGGGAGGGTGAACCCCTCGACCCGGAGGCCGGCATTGAGCGCGCCGGCCGCCTGGTGGCACCGGACGAAGGCGTGCGGGAGGACACCACCAAGGAGCTCGTCGCCGAGGATGAGGGCATCGACGGGGGAGCGGCAGGCGTGGAGGAGGCCGCGATGCACGTCGTACCGGAGGACCGGCTGCCGTAG
- a CDS encoding NPP1 family protein has protein sequence MFKASTHHRTTSRLGRAALVALSAGALTVGVSTSASAAILTPLPWNASTYQNKYMPLFDYDSDSCFPAAAVDASGKLNGGLDNTGAITGGCRTNHLGKANTYSQSWCKDGWCAYVYALYFEKDQTLAGADAFGHRHDWESVVVFQKQGEESPRFLSASRHGGYSTHPINEVPMGRLNGESSYNRVEIVYHKDGASTHAFRFAAWGEAPEAWGDGGWDRPALVTMENMDKTPRDQLWNSTWGKANFPLTGNLQSNINKARNADSRAAAAIPAF, from the coding sequence ATGTTCAAGGCATCCACGCACCACCGCACAACGTCCCGTCTCGGCCGGGCGGCACTCGTCGCGCTCAGCGCCGGCGCGCTGACCGTCGGCGTCTCGACAAGCGCGTCCGCCGCCATCCTGACCCCGCTGCCGTGGAACGCGAGCACCTACCAGAACAAGTACATGCCGCTCTTCGACTACGACTCGGACAGCTGCTTCCCCGCGGCGGCCGTCGACGCGAGCGGAAAGCTCAACGGCGGTCTGGACAACACCGGGGCGATCACCGGCGGCTGCCGGACCAATCACCTCGGCAAGGCCAACACGTACTCGCAGAGCTGGTGCAAGGACGGCTGGTGCGCGTATGTCTACGCGCTCTACTTCGAGAAGGACCAGACGCTGGCCGGCGCCGACGCCTTCGGTCACCGTCACGACTGGGAGTCCGTCGTGGTCTTCCAGAAGCAGGGCGAGGAGAGCCCCCGCTTCCTGTCCGCCTCCCGGCACGGCGGCTACAGCACCCACCCGATCAACGAGGTGCCGATGGGCAGGCTGAACGGCGAGTCGAGCTACAACCGGGTCGAGATCGTCTACCACAAGGACGGCGCGAGCACGCACGCGTTCCGCTTCGCCGCGTGGGGCGAGGCCCCGGAGGCGTGGGGCGACGGGGGCTGGGACCGCCCGGCCCTGGTCACCATGGAGAACATGGACAAGACACCGCGCGACCAGCTGTGGAACTCCACATGGGGCAAGGCCAACTTCCCGCTCACCGGCAACCTCCAGAGCAACATCAACAAGGCCCGCAACGCCGACAGCCGGGCCGCGGCCGCCATCCCCGCCTTCTGA
- a CDS encoding nSTAND1 domain-containing NTPase: MGRPERPVDPQAGPVQRFAHELRELRRTAGGPSYRRMAEAAGFSAATLSEAARGERLPSLAVVQGYVRACGGDPGEWEPRWKDAETETASTARGEDGAAAAPYRGLAPFGTDDRELFFGRDGLVGELLRLVREHRFAVVFGASGSGKSSLLRAGLIPRLQQESRDRERNSDQGAPVEADSPDPPGPPDAPDSSGASVEVRVFTPGERPAETYGHLLVPKEGAPESWVIVDQFEEVFTLCHDRAERTRFVDLLLAARNPDSRLRVLVSVRADFYARCAEQPELADALADAGLLVGAMTADELREAVTRPAAAAGLLVERELTARIVEEVVGRPGALPMLSHVLLETWRRRRGRLLTLAAYEAAGGVRGAIAASAEEVYGQLTPEQARSARQLLLRMVEPGQGGADTRRPLTRAELAESADGHVPVVVERLARARLLTADEDGVQLAHEALITCWPRLRDWIEEDREWLCHHRRLADETRLWLEHDRDPGALIRGSRLARAEAVFAGEPTGERGRLTPPEREFLGAALAARAAHARTAARTARRTRGLVGALSALLAVALMGGLAAWHLGVDNTRHHTDTAARRIADLADATRTTDPRTAMLLGVAAWRVSPLPEARRALLGSLAQVEHAVFTDPAPGDNPKRFLADSGRTLLSVEGRTWRTWDVVTSRRTASGRLPVGEVLAAGPDARVLAVAGADGIRLWDTATGRWTGDPRPLPATSVIDIAEGGYIVSGTGDDRVSLRSVTGGGVLFGGRVASGPVTPAVSADGRLVAVCPAGGSPQVWDISGHRIRPGPWERARGLCAEAQATSLVFGADGARLAALSASGVTVWDTASAREVARLDEPGAQQAAFTPDGTFLATDAGAEIRVWRLSDPAAPVFRHLVNNQSLYGLSWDPTRRTALRYLEGGAVHCLELGMAVTPTWRAHPMSAVRISPDGRTYATARLVGTRYRFELRAISDGHLLRTLPAPPPPMPTAPSDPAHTVALIAFSPDGKALSYGLSTPSRQASSQRFTVWDLTRDRLRVALELATPESAAPVAALALGPGGGTLYAARLPVPGTPVDEAWNTETGRRATDLIGLTSTHLAVHPDGSLLVGDNRTADLHAGKVTGKGLVQGEQISALAFAADGSRLAAGDLTGRVALWDGELNDRTGVLRNVFRAPLGEVPEAVSALAVSPDGATLAVGGTTGTLQLWDITTQQPLGGPLTTPGEMIDSLAFSADSATLYAASAHVPLQRYAVDPERAATQVCARAGKGANLSREQWRTYVPEVGFRRVCGQDL, translated from the coding sequence ATGGGGCGTCCCGAGAGACCGGTGGACCCGCAGGCCGGTCCGGTGCAGCGGTTCGCCCATGAGCTTCGGGAACTGCGGCGGACCGCGGGCGGGCCCTCGTACCGGCGGATGGCCGAGGCGGCCGGGTTCTCCGCGGCGACGCTGTCCGAGGCGGCGCGCGGAGAACGACTGCCGTCACTCGCGGTGGTCCAGGGGTATGTGCGGGCGTGCGGGGGCGACCCGGGTGAGTGGGAACCGCGCTGGAAGGACGCCGAGACGGAGACCGCGTCCACCGCCCGCGGCGAGGACGGGGCGGCCGCAGCGCCCTACCGAGGGCTGGCGCCCTTCGGCACGGACGACCGGGAGTTGTTCTTCGGGCGGGACGGACTGGTCGGCGAGCTTCTGCGACTGGTGCGGGAGCACAGGTTCGCGGTGGTGTTCGGGGCGTCGGGGAGCGGGAAGTCGTCGCTGCTGCGGGCCGGGCTGATACCCCGCCTCCAGCAGGAGAGCCGCGACCGCGAACGGAACTCCGACCAAGGTGCCCCTGTCGAGGCCGACTCCCCTGATCCCCCCGGCCCGCCGGACGCCCCGGACTCCTCTGGCGCGTCGGTCGAGGTGCGGGTGTTCACACCCGGGGAGCGGCCCGCCGAGACGTACGGGCACCTGCTGGTCCCGAAGGAAGGAGCGCCGGAGAGCTGGGTGATCGTCGACCAGTTCGAGGAGGTCTTCACCCTCTGCCACGATCGCGCCGAGCGGACCCGGTTCGTCGACCTCCTGCTGGCCGCCCGGAACCCGGACAGCCGGTTGCGTGTACTCGTGTCCGTGCGGGCCGACTTCTACGCCCGCTGCGCCGAACAGCCGGAACTCGCTGACGCGCTCGCCGATGCCGGGCTGCTGGTCGGGGCGATGACGGCGGACGAGCTGCGGGAGGCGGTGACCCGGCCGGCGGCGGCCGCCGGGCTCCTGGTCGAGCGGGAACTCACCGCGCGGATCGTCGAGGAGGTCGTCGGCCGACCGGGCGCGCTGCCGATGCTGTCGCATGTCCTGCTGGAGACCTGGCGGCGGCGCCGGGGCAGGTTGCTGACGCTGGCCGCGTACGAGGCGGCAGGCGGGGTGCGCGGGGCGATCGCGGCGAGCGCGGAGGAGGTGTACGGGCAGCTGACGCCCGAACAGGCGCGCAGCGCCCGACAGTTGTTGCTGCGGATGGTCGAACCGGGGCAGGGCGGCGCCGACACCCGGCGCCCGCTCACCCGGGCGGAACTGGCCGAGTCTGCCGACGGCCATGTGCCCGTGGTGGTGGAACGCCTGGCCCGGGCCCGCCTCCTCACCGCCGACGAGGACGGCGTCCAGCTCGCCCACGAGGCGCTGATCACCTGCTGGCCGAGGCTGCGCGACTGGATCGAGGAGGACCGGGAGTGGCTGTGCCACCACCGGCGGCTGGCCGACGAGACCCGGCTCTGGCTGGAGCACGACCGCGACCCCGGTGCGCTGATCCGGGGCAGCAGGCTAGCTCGCGCCGAGGCCGTGTTCGCCGGTGAACCGACCGGGGAACGGGGCCGTCTCACCCCGCCCGAGCGGGAGTTCCTCGGCGCGGCACTCGCGGCCCGCGCGGCGCACGCCCGGACTGCCGCCCGTACCGCCCGGCGTACCCGCGGGCTCGTCGGCGCGCTGTCCGCCCTGCTGGCGGTGGCCCTGATGGGCGGGCTGGCCGCCTGGCACCTGGGCGTCGACAACACACGGCATCACACCGACACCGCCGCGCGCCGGATCGCCGACCTCGCCGACGCAACACGGACGACCGATCCGCGCACCGCGATGCTGCTGGGCGTCGCCGCCTGGCGCGTCTCGCCGCTGCCGGAGGCCCGCCGGGCGCTGCTCGGTTCCCTCGCCCAGGTGGAACACGCCGTCTTCACCGACCCGGCGCCGGGCGACAACCCGAAGCGTTTCCTCGCCGACTCCGGCCGCACGCTGCTCAGCGTCGAGGGCCGTACCTGGCGGACCTGGGACGTGGTCACGAGCCGCCGCACCGCCTCCGGCCGACTCCCCGTCGGTGAGGTGCTCGCGGCCGGTCCCGACGCCCGGGTCCTCGCGGTCGCCGGCGCTGACGGCATCCGCCTGTGGGACACGGCCACCGGCCGCTGGACCGGCGACCCGCGCCCCCTCCCCGCCACCTCCGTCATCGACATCGCGGAGGGTGGTTACATCGTGAGCGGCACCGGCGACGACCGGGTGAGCCTGCGGTCCGTCACCGGCGGTGGCGTGCTGTTCGGGGGCCGGGTAGCGAGCGGCCCGGTCACTCCGGCCGTGAGCGCGGACGGGCGCCTGGTCGCCGTCTGCCCGGCGGGCGGGTCGCCGCAGGTCTGGGACATCTCCGGCCACCGCATCCGCCCCGGCCCCTGGGAGCGGGCGCGCGGCCTGTGCGCCGAGGCGCAGGCGACGTCCCTCGTGTTCGGCGCCGACGGCGCCCGGCTCGCCGCGCTCTCGGCGTCCGGTGTGACGGTATGGGACACGGCGTCCGCCCGCGAAGTCGCCCGCCTCGACGAACCGGGCGCGCAACAGGCCGCGTTCACCCCGGACGGCACCTTCCTGGCGACCGACGCCGGGGCGGAGATCCGGGTGTGGCGCCTGTCCGACCCGGCGGCCCCCGTGTTCCGCCACCTCGTCAACAACCAGAGCCTGTACGGCCTCTCCTGGGACCCCACCCGCCGGACCGCCCTGCGTTACCTCGAAGGCGGCGCCGTCCACTGCCTGGAACTGGGCATGGCGGTCACGCCGACCTGGCGCGCCCACCCGATGTCGGCCGTACGCATCAGCCCGGACGGCCGTACCTACGCGACCGCCCGACTCGTCGGCACCCGCTACCGTTTCGAACTCCGGGCCATCTCCGACGGCCACCTCCTGCGCACGCTCCCCGCCCCTCCCCCGCCCATGCCGACCGCCCCGTCCGACCCGGCACACACGGTGGCCCTCATCGCGTTCAGCCCCGACGGCAAGGCACTCTCGTACGGGCTCTCGACGCCCAGCCGGCAGGCGTCCTCCCAGCGCTTCACGGTCTGGGACCTGACCCGTGACCGGCTCCGGGTCGCCCTGGAACTCGCGACGCCCGAGTCCGCCGCCCCGGTGGCCGCCCTGGCGTTGGGACCGGGCGGCGGCACCCTTTACGCGGCCCGTCTGCCCGTCCCCGGCACACCGGTCGACGAGGCGTGGAACACCGAAACCGGCCGCCGCGCGACCGACCTCATCGGCCTGACCAGCACCCACCTGGCCGTCCACCCCGACGGCAGCCTCCTCGTCGGCGACAACCGCACCGCGGATCTCCACGCCGGGAAGGTCACCGGCAAAGGGCTCGTCCAGGGCGAACAGATCAGCGCCCTCGCCTTCGCAGCCGACGGTTCACGCCTCGCGGCGGGCGACCTGACCGGGCGGGTCGCCCTGTGGGACGGGGAGTTGAACGACCGTACGGGCGTTCTGCGCAACGTCTTCCGCGCTCCCCTGGGCGAAGTACCGGAGGCGGTGAGCGCGCTGGCGGTCAGCCCGGACGGTGCGACCCTGGCCGTCGGTGGCACCACGGGCACACTCCAGCTCTGGGACATCACCACCCAACAGCCCCTGGGCGGCCCGCTGACCACCCCGGGCGAGATGATCGACTCGCTCGCCTTCAGCGCCGACAGCGCCACCCTGTACGCGGCCAGCGCCCATGTCCCGCTCCAGCGGTACGCGGTCGACCCCGAACGGGCGGCCACCCAGGTGTGCGCCCGGGCGGGCAAGGGGGCGAACCTCTCGCGGGAGCAGTGGCGGACGTATGTGCCGGAGGTGGGGTTCAGGAGGGTGTGCGGCCAGGATCTGTAG